The sequence GGCTTCAAGTACTTCACGCAGAGTCCTATCTTCCGGTTCGTCACGCTGATCATCGCCCTGGTGCGCTTCATGTCTATGATTCGTGACGGCTGCGGCGTCCTGCTCAGGCGGCCTCTCAGTATCCCCTTGACCGTTCAACCCTGTGCACCCTGAGCTTCTGTCCTCCTGACCTCGAAGGACGGCAGAAGCCCAGGAGAGCGCCCGACTGCTCTCCGCCCCCACCAGCACGGAGAGCAGTCATGTCCCAGTACACCCTCGTCCTTGACCCTGCAGCCAAGGCGGATATGAACAAGATCGATTCCACCACCCTCGCTCAGATCAACCGCCGCATTGTGCAGGTGGTTCAGAACCCCGACCTCGGCAAACCCCTGACCGCGCCCCTCGCCGGACTCCGCAGCGTGTACGCCGCCAGCAAGCGGTACCGCGTTGTGTACGCCGTGGATCGGGCGGACCACACGGTCACGATTCTCGCCATCGGCGCCCGCCAGGCTGGCCACCGCCGTGACCCTTACGCCAAGGCCCGCCGCCGCACCTGACCCTCGCCCTCCAGCTCGCCGACCCCCTGCGCGTTATGCAGGGGGTTCTTCGTCGGGTCGTCGGGTGGGAACTGACGAGCGCCACCAGATCTGGTAACGGCGTGCCCGGCGGGGAGCGCAGGCTTTCAGGCATGTCCACCGTGCTCCGGCCCACCCCCCTCCGCCGCTCCTCCCCCGCCTCGGCCCCTGCCCCCCGGGGCAGGAGCGCAGCGTGGGTTGTCGAAGACCAGCTCGGGCAGGCTTCAGCCGTGCCCCGAATCGACCCCACGGCCCACCCCTCGTTCCCCCCGGAACTCCCGTCCCCCGCGAGGCTGATCACGCTCTGGACATGAACCTCAACCGACAGGTCCAAGACCCCGCCCCCACTTCCCGCTCCGGTGGTAGCGCATCTGCGCTACACTAAATCATGGAGTTCGACTGGGACGACGCCAACGAGGGGCACATCGCCCGGCACGGCATAGACCCGGAAGAAGCCGAGGAAGCAGCGACGGATCCCCGGCGGGTGGCCGCGCCCGCCTACCGAGTCCAGGGCGGGGAACGCCGTCAGGCCGTCACGGGCAAGACGGACGGGGGCCGCCTCCTCACCGTCGTCCTGACCCGGCGCGGCGACCTCTGCCGAGCGGCAGGCCTACCGGAGGTAGACATGAGCGAACTGACGATCATCACGGACATGAGCCAGATTCCGGCCTTCCAGAGTGAGGATGAGGAGGCGGAGTTCTGGGCGACCCACGGCCTGGCCGAGCATCTGCTCGACGCTGGGAACGCGGACCCGGACCTGTTGCCGCCTCCCCGCTCCCGCCGCTCCACGCCTATGAGCCTGCGCTTGGGCGTAGACCTAGAGAGGCGGTTGCGCCAGCTCGCCGAAGTCAAGGGCACCCCCTACCAGACGCTCCTCAAGGAGTTCGTGCTGGAGCGCGTGTACGAGGAAGAGAAGCGCCACCAGCTCCTCTGAAGGCCCGGGGCGTCGCCGCGCCATCAGCGCTCAAGGGCCGTAGGTGACCTCGATATTTACTTTCGTCCGGACTGGGAGGGCGCCAGCCTCCCCGCTGAGCTGAATGTGAGTTCACACAATGACACGCCGGCGTGGTACAAGGGGGTGTCAGGAGAGCTGCGGCGAGACGCAACGGGGCAAAAACACACTCCTCAATGGAGATGATCCTTTCTCTCCATCTGCCCCAAGTGCCGTCCTCGCTGCC comes from Deinococcus sp. YIM 134068 and encodes:
- a CDS encoding CopG family antitoxin; this translates as MEFDWDDANEGHIARHGIDPEEAEEAATDPRRVAAPAYRVQGGERRQAVTGKTDGGRLLTVVLTRRGDLCRAAGLPEVDMSELTIITDMSQIPAFQSEDEEAEFWATHGLAEHLLDAGNADPDLLPPPRSRRSTPMSLRLGVDLERRLRQLAEVKGTPYQTLLKEFVLERVYEEEKRHQLL
- a CDS encoding type II toxin-antitoxin system RelE family toxin — encoded protein: MSQYTLVLDPAAKADMNKIDSTTLAQINRRIVQVVQNPDLGKPLTAPLAGLRSVYAASKRYRVVYAVDRADHTVTILAIGARQAGHRRDPYAKARRRT